A portion of the Candidatus Ruthia endofausta genome contains these proteins:
- the lpxK gene encoding tetraacyldisaccharide 4'-kinase — translation MDLNTRGIINYLLLPVSSIFYVVSVFRKWLYRANFFKVQKFKYPVIVVGNITVGGTGKTPIVIALAQHFKQQGRQVGIVSRGYGGVHNQGSLLVNKDTNAYLSGDEPLLIAWQIDLPVMVNKNRAQAVKDLINQCQVDLIISDDGLQHYKMDRNIEIAVVDGIRRFGNGFFLPAGPLRESTIRLKSVDFVINNAGLRAGEFSTELVLKMFVNVQTGEEKPLDYFKGECCHGVAGIGYPQRFFNALIRLGIHLESHVFSDHYAYQENDLAFEDNHPILMTAKDCVKCVQFANNQMWYLQVEADLSDDFFKKLDTKL, via the coding sequence ATGGATTTAAACACTCGAGGTATTATTAATTATTTGTTACTACCAGTATCGAGTATTTTTTATGTAGTGTCAGTGTTTAGAAAATGGCTTTATCGAGCTAACTTTTTTAAGGTTCAAAAATTTAAATACCCTGTAATTGTGGTGGGTAATATTACGGTTGGCGGTACAGGAAAAACACCAATTGTGATTGCATTGGCACAGCATTTTAAACAGCAAGGTAGGCAAGTGGGTATTGTATCACGTGGTTATGGTGGTGTGCACAACCAAGGTAGTTTGCTAGTGAATAAGGATACTAATGCTTATTTATCAGGTGATGAACCCTTGCTTATTGCTTGGCAAATAGATTTGCCAGTGATGGTTAATAAGAACAGAGCGCAAGCGGTTAAGGATTTAATTAATCAATGTCAAGTTGATTTAATTATCAGCGATGATGGGTTACAACATTACAAAATGGATAGAAATATAGAAATTGCTGTAGTTGATGGAATTCGACGTTTTGGGAATGGATTTTTTTTACCAGCAGGCCCGTTAAGAGAATCAACCATCCGTCTTAAAAGTGTTGATTTTGTGATTAATAATGCTGGCTTACGTGCAGGTGAATTTAGCACTGAATTGGTGTTAAAAATGTTTGTTAATGTTCAAACAGGTGAAGAAAAGCCACTGGATTATTTCAAAGGTGAGTGTTGTCATGGTGTTGCTGGAATTGGATATCCCCAACGTTTTTTTAATGCATTAATAAGGCTGGGTATTCATTTAGAGTCACATGTGTTTTCTGATCATTACGCTTATCAAGAAAATGATTTAGCGTTTGAAGATAACCATCCAATTCTTATGACTGCTAAGGATTGTGTAAAATGTGTACAATTCGCAAATAATCAAATGTGGTATCTTCAAGTTGAAGCTGATTTGAGCGATGATTTTTTTAAAAAACTAGATACTAAATTATGA